A genomic region of Pseudorca crassidens isolate mPseCra1 chromosome 10, mPseCra1.hap1, whole genome shotgun sequence contains the following coding sequences:
- the KCNK5 gene encoding potassium channel subfamily K member 5 isoform X2: protein MIFAATVITTIGYGNVAPKTPAGRLFCVFYGLFGVPLCLTWISALGKFFGGRAKRLGQFLTKRGVSLRKAQITCTAIFILWGVLVHLVIPPFVFMVTEEWDYIEGLYYSFITISTIGFGDFVAGVNPSANYHALYRYFVELWIYLGLAWLSLFVNWKVSMFVEVHKAIKKRRRRRKESFESSPHSRKALQVAGGAASKDVNIFSFLSKKEETYNDLIKQIGKKAMKTGGGGERVPGPGLGPQGGGLTALPTSLTPLVVYSKNRVPSLEEVSQTLRSKGHVSRPPGEEAGAGPPEEGSPTSEVLINQLDRISEEGEPWDAQDYHPLIFQNVSITFVNEEAGLSDEDTSKSSLEDNLAGEERPQEGATAEVPLNLGEFPSSDESTFTSTESELSVPYEQLMNEYNKANCPKGT, encoded by the exons ATGATTTTTGCAGCCACGGTCATTACCACCATCG gcTATGGCAACGTGGCCCCCAAGACCCCCGCCGGGCGCCTCTTCTGTGTCTTCTATGGTCTCTTTGGGGTGCCGCTCTGTCTGACATGGATCAGTGCCCTGGGCAAGTTCTTCGGGGGACGTGCCAAGAGGCTGGGCCAGTTCCTCACCAAGAGAGGCGTGAGCCTG CGCAAGGCACAGATCACGTGCACGGCCATCTTCATCCTGTGGGGCGTGCTGGTCCACCTGGTGATCCCACCCTTCGTGTTCATGGTGACCGAGGAGTGGGACTACATCGAGGGCCTCTACTACTCCTTCATCACCATCTCCACCATCGGTTTCGGCGACTTCGTGGCCG GTGTGAACCCCAGCGCCAACTACCACGCCCTGTACCGCTATTTCGTGGAGCTCTGGATCTACCTGGGGCTGGCCTGGCTCTCCCTCTTTGTCAACTGGAAGGTGAGCATGTTTGTGGAGGTGCACAAGGCCATTAAGAAGCGGCGGCGGCGCCGGAAGGAGTCCTTCGAGAGCTCCCCACACTCCAGGAAGGCCCTGCAGGTGGCAGGGGGTGCGGCGTCCAAGGACGTCAACATCTTCAGTTTTCTGTCGAAAAAGGAGGAGACTTACAATGATCTCATCAAGCAGATCGGGAAGAAGGCAATGAagacgggcgggggtggggagcgggTCCCAGGGCCGGGCCTGGGGCCCCAGGGGGGTGGGCTgacagccctgcccacctccctgaCCCCCTTGGTGGTCTACTCCAAGAACCGTGTGCCCAGCCTGGAAGAGGTGTCCCAGACGCTGAGGAGCAAAGGCCACGTGTCTCGGCCACCAGGCGAGGAGGCCGGGGCGGGGCCCCCTGAGGAGGGCTCCCCGACCTCTGAGGTGCTCATTAACCAGCTGGACCGCATTAGCGAGGAGGGCGAGCCGTGGGACGCCCAGGACTACCACCCGCTCATCTTCCAGAACGTCAGCATCACCTTTGTGAACGAGGAGGCCGGCCTCTCGGACGAGGACACCTCCAAGTCCTCACTGGAGGACAACCTGGCTGGGGAGGAGAGGCCCCAGGAGGGGGCCACGGCCGAGGTGCCCCTGAACCTGGGCGAGTTCCCCTCGTCGGATGAGTCCACCTTCACCAGCACTGAGTCAGAGCTCTCCGTGCCTTACGAACAGCTTATGAACGAGTACAACAAGGCAAACTGCCCCAAAGGCACGTGA